The proteins below are encoded in one region of Agelaius phoeniceus isolate bAgePho1 unplaced genomic scaffold, bAgePho1.hap1 Scaffold_800, whole genome shotgun sequence:
- the RNASEH2A gene encoding LOW QUALITY PROTEIN: ribonuclease H2 subunit A (The sequence of the model RefSeq protein was modified relative to this genomic sequence to represent the inferred CDS: deleted 3 bases in 2 codons), whose protein sequence is MALSALQRDPASGGRFSSAVPGPCRARPCALGVDEAGRGPVLGPMVYAVCFCPEDKVEELEALGVADSKTLSEAERERRFGLLEAAGDWVGWALQVLPPAHISACMQQRAKYNLNELSHDTATELIQFVLDSGVQVAQVFVDTVGPADKYEAKLRRRFPGLGVTVRPKADALFPTVSAASICAKVARDRAVLHWNFVEDLGDPDRDYGSGYPQWWGGGGDPKTKEWLRRNLEPVFGFPQLVRFSWGTAQALLQREGVPVLWADEDPPEDPGAPPSVLSYFARSPPRRPPHRFFQERSLRPLAEL, encoded by the exons ATGGCGCTCTCCGCGCTGCAGCGGGACCCGGCGAGCGGCGGCCGCTTCTCCTCCGCCGTGCCCGGCCCGTGCCGCGCCCGGCCCTGCGCGCTCGGCGTGGACGAGGCGGGCCGGGGGCCGGTGCTCG GCCCGATGGTTTACGCCGTCTGTTTCTGCCCCGAGGACAAagtggaggagctggaggcgCTGGGGGTGGCAG ACTCGAAGACGCTGTCGGAGGCGGAGCGGGAGCGGCGctttgggctcctggaggcCGCGGGGGATTGGGTGGGGTGGGCGCTGCAGGTGCTGCCCCCCGCCCACATCTCGGCCTGCATGCAGCAGCG AGCCAAGTACAACCTGAACGAGCTGTCCCACGACACGGCCACGGAGCTCATCCAGTTCGTGCTCGACTCGGGCGTGCAGGTGgcccag GTGTTTGTGGACACG GTGGGACCTGCAGACAAGTACGAGGCGAAGCTGCGGCGGCGTTTCCCG GGGCTGGGGGTCACCGTGCGCCCCAAGGCCGACGCGCTGTTCCCCACGGTCAGCGCCGCCAGCATCTGCGCCAAG GTCGCCCGGGACCGGGCCGTGCTCCACTGGAACTTCGTGGAAGATTTGGGGGACCCCGACCGCGATTACGGCTCCGGATACCCCCAATGGTGGGGAGGCGGGGGGG ACCCCAAGACCAAGGAGTGGCTGAGGAGGAACCTGGAGCCGGTGTTTGGGTTCCCCCAGCTCGTGCGGTTCAGCTGGGGCACGGCCCAGGCGCTGCTGCAGAGGgagggggtcccggtgctgtG ggcTGACGAGGACCCCCCGGAGGACCCCGGTGCCCCCCCCTCGGTGCTCTCCTACTTCGCCCGGAGCCCCCCCCGGCGCCCCCCCCACCGCTTCTTCCAGGAGCGGAGCCTGCGGCCGCTGGCCGAGCTGTGA